Proteins encoded together in one Marinobacter sp. Arc7-DN-1 window:
- a CDS encoding glutathione peroxidase: protein MAGNTIYDFEVRDIQGNEKSMADYRGKVLLIVNTASKCGFTPQFEGLQSLHTELGGKGFEVLGFPCNQFLNQDPGDDDAISQFCSLNYGVDFPMFSKIEVNGDGAHPLFRFLKREAKGLMGSENVKWNFTKFLVGPDGKVVRRYPPTTKPEDIRADIEKLLPA from the coding sequence ATGGCTGGCAACACGATATACGACTTCGAAGTACGGGATATCCAGGGCAATGAGAAAAGCATGGCAGACTATCGGGGAAAGGTGCTCCTGATTGTTAACACCGCCAGTAAATGTGGATTCACACCGCAATTCGAGGGTCTGCAATCGCTCCATACTGAGCTGGGGGGTAAGGGGTTCGAAGTGCTGGGCTTTCCCTGCAACCAGTTCCTTAACCAGGATCCGGGTGATGACGACGCGATCAGCCAGTTCTGTAGCCTGAATTATGGGGTGGATTTCCCGATGTTTTCCAAGATTGAAGTCAATGGCGATGGCGCCCATCCGCTGTTCCGGTTTCTCAAGCGCGAGGCCAAAGGCCTGATGGGGTCAGAAAACGTGAAATGGAACTTCACCAAGTTCCTGGTCGGCCCCGATGGAAAGGTAGTCCGCCGCTATCCGCCCACAACCAAACCCGAGGATATTCGGGCTGACATCGAGAAGTTACTGCCGGCATGA
- a CDS encoding GNAT family N-acetyltransferase, producing MNIRFRKYDWQLAPASIREIRQQVFIDEQKVPPELEWDETDEIADHYLAVLPDNTPAGVARLFPALEETGHIGRMAIPPEYRGQGIGEALLRHLINESAGRFSELRLSAQEHAIPFYQRSGFHVCSGVYDDAGIPHFDMRCLAPDLAAEALAGKDQPMILGNDTESWLFDTEARLLGLMDSVVGQAGQRIWLYDRLLEHDLYDRHRFRELISALARRHRLSEVRLLIHDDKPLVKRRHKLVELMRRLPSRMELRLVNEDYPVEDQPFILADREGVVYRHDFYKPEGFARFSDGGRVKLLSESFQRMWDAARPSLELRELPL from the coding sequence ATGAATATCCGATTCAGAAAATACGATTGGCAACTCGCTCCAGCATCAATCCGGGAAATTCGTCAGCAGGTGTTCATTGACGAACAAAAGGTCCCTCCGGAGCTGGAGTGGGATGAAACCGACGAAATTGCCGATCATTACCTGGCGGTGTTGCCTGACAACACGCCCGCCGGCGTCGCCCGGCTGTTCCCGGCCCTGGAAGAAACCGGCCACATTGGTCGCATGGCGATACCGCCGGAGTACCGCGGACAGGGTATTGGCGAGGCATTGCTGCGACACCTGATCAATGAATCCGCGGGACGGTTTTCAGAGCTCAGGCTCTCTGCCCAGGAACACGCTATCCCCTTCTACCAGCGTTCAGGCTTTCATGTCTGCTCGGGTGTCTACGACGATGCCGGCATTCCTCACTTTGATATGCGTTGCCTGGCACCGGATCTCGCGGCCGAGGCCCTTGCCGGCAAAGACCAGCCGATGATTCTGGGTAATGACACGGAGTCCTGGCTGTTTGATACCGAGGCCAGGCTCCTGGGCCTGATGGATTCCGTGGTTGGCCAGGCAGGTCAGCGAATCTGGCTTTACGACCGCCTGCTGGAACACGATCTGTACGACCGCCATCGTTTCCGGGAGCTGATCTCCGCCCTCGCCCGTCGGCACCGGCTCAGTGAGGTCAGGCTGCTGATCCATGACGACAAACCGCTGGTGAAGCGTCGCCACAAACTGGTCGAGCTCATGCGTCGGTTACCCAGTCGGATGGAACTGCGCCTGGTCAATGAAGATTACCCGGTGGAGGATCAGCCGTTCATTCTGGCGGATCGGGAAGGTGTGGTGTACCGGCATGACTTCTACAAGCCGGAGGGTTTCGCCAGGTTTTCGGACGGTGGCCGGGTGAAACTGCTCTCGGAGAGTTTCCAGCGAATGTGGGATGCCGCCCGCCCTTCCCTGGAATTGCGGGAATTACCGCTCTGA
- a CDS encoding DEAD/DEAH box helicase: protein MTSDPKHTGDLRFSDLNLDKRLLDAITAIGFEFCTPIQAETLPWTLACEDLIGQAQTGTGKTAAFLITAIQSLLETPIPETDRCASEPRVLALAPTRELAMQIAKDAEQLCQHTGHNVVTVVGGMHYDKQRDQLQNEIVDILVATPGRLIDFLGSQDVFLDQIDILILDEADRMLDMGFIPDVKRIIRKCTPKDERQTLLFSATFNQDVLNLASMWTSNAEFVEIEPEQKTAERVEQTVYLVGDDEKLPVLVNFLKRPEVEKALVFANRRDQCRDLEEDLRNQGVKVALMSGEIAQNKRLKTLDQFKKGSIQVLVATDVAGRGIHVNGVTHVFNYNLPDNAEDYVHRIGRTGRAGKHGVSISFAGEDDSFSLPAIETYISQKLKTAVPDEALMAAMDNPPITRKRGRRPQGQGGRGGQGGRNQRQRRN from the coding sequence ATGACATCTGACCCAAAACACACCGGCGATCTGAGATTCAGTGATCTGAACCTCGACAAGCGTTTGCTGGATGCGATTACGGCCATTGGTTTTGAATTTTGCACCCCGATTCAGGCAGAAACACTGCCCTGGACACTAGCCTGTGAAGATCTGATCGGCCAGGCTCAGACGGGTACCGGTAAGACAGCAGCCTTCCTGATCACGGCTATCCAGAGTCTTCTGGAAACGCCGATTCCGGAAACGGACCGGTGCGCCTCAGAGCCCCGGGTTCTTGCCCTGGCGCCAACTCGCGAGCTGGCCATGCAGATTGCCAAGGACGCTGAGCAGCTGTGCCAGCACACCGGCCACAACGTAGTCACGGTGGTGGGCGGCATGCACTATGACAAACAGCGCGATCAGTTGCAGAATGAGATTGTCGATATTCTCGTTGCCACCCCCGGCCGCCTCATTGATTTCCTGGGCTCCCAGGACGTGTTCCTCGATCAGATCGATATCCTGATCCTGGATGAAGCCGACCGTATGCTCGATATGGGGTTTATTCCGGATGTGAAGCGGATTATCCGCAAGTGCACGCCCAAGGACGAGCGCCAGACACTGTTGTTCAGTGCCACCTTTAACCAGGATGTGCTGAACCTTGCATCAATGTGGACCAGCAATGCCGAGTTCGTGGAAATCGAGCCCGAACAGAAAACGGCCGAGCGGGTAGAGCAGACGGTTTACCTGGTGGGCGATGACGAAAAGCTGCCGGTGTTGGTGAATTTCCTCAAACGCCCGGAAGTGGAAAAAGCCCTGGTATTTGCCAACCGGCGTGATCAGTGCCGCGACCTGGAAGAAGATCTCAGGAATCAGGGCGTGAAAGTGGCCCTGATGTCCGGTGAAATTGCTCAGAACAAGCGCCTCAAAACCCTCGATCAGTTCAAGAAGGGCAGTATTCAGGTGCTGGTTGCCACCGACGTTGCTGGCCGTGGTATTCATGTGAACGGTGTCACCCACGTTTTCAACTACAATCTTCCGGACAATGCCGAGGACTATGTCCATCGCATTGGCCGCACCGGCAGGGCTGGCAAGCATGGGGTTTCAATCAGTTTTGCCGGTGAGGATGACTCTTTCTCACTGCCGGCCATCGAGACTTACATCAGCCAGAAGCTGAAAACCGCTGTGCCTGATGAAGCGCTCATGGCGGCCATGGACAATCCGCCGATTACCCGCAAGCGTGGTCGCCGCCCTCAGGGGCAGGGTGGCCGCGGTGGTCAGGGCGGTCGCAATCAGCGTCAGCGCAGGAACTGA
- the pdxB gene encoding 4-phosphoerythronate dehydrogenase PdxB produces the protein MLIVADENIPLLDSFFGDIGEIRRVSGRSMTAGEVRAADILLVRSVTRVNRELLEGSRVRFVGTTTIGTDHVDRDWLEQQGIRFSAAPGCNANSVAEYVLSVLSLYAEKRGLIDWSRLSVGIVGVGNVGGELARKLERLGFDVRLCDPPRADLGEEGQEFVSLEEAMKCDVVTLHTPLTRESNHPTFHMVGEQELDSLGAGQLLINAGRGGVIDSSALLARLGKSNVPTVVLDVWEQEPRIHPELVDQVWLATPHIAGHSLEGKVQGTEMIYQALSQFLGLPVRKKAGQFLPEPALSKISFTSSAEEEDAIRIALRACYDPRRDDIRLRNAMSGSVEERGAAFDRLRRDYPVRRECSSLKIQLKGTSKSLQDSFRAIGFKLKI, from the coding sequence ATGTTGATCGTAGCAGACGAAAACATTCCGTTACTGGACTCCTTTTTTGGCGATATCGGTGAGATCAGACGTGTTTCCGGCCGCTCCATGACTGCCGGCGAGGTCCGCGCTGCCGATATCCTGCTGGTCCGTTCCGTTACCCGGGTAAACCGTGAGCTGCTTGAAGGCAGCCGCGTGCGTTTCGTGGGTACGACCACGATTGGCACCGACCACGTGGATCGGGACTGGCTCGAACAGCAAGGTATCCGGTTTTCCGCAGCGCCCGGCTGCAATGCCAACAGTGTTGCCGAGTACGTGCTGTCTGTTCTGTCTCTTTATGCCGAGAAGCGGGGGCTGATCGACTGGTCGCGGCTCAGTGTCGGTATTGTCGGTGTGGGTAACGTTGGTGGCGAGTTGGCGCGTAAACTGGAACGCCTTGGCTTTGACGTGCGGCTTTGCGATCCGCCAAGAGCAGACCTGGGCGAAGAAGGCCAGGAGTTTGTGTCCCTCGAAGAGGCCATGAAGTGCGATGTAGTTACCTTGCACACACCGTTAACCCGTGAGAGTAACCATCCGACGTTCCACATGGTTGGCGAACAGGAGCTGGATAGTCTGGGTGCAGGTCAGTTGCTTATCAACGCCGGCAGAGGCGGGGTTATCGACTCATCAGCCCTGCTGGCGCGTCTCGGTAAGAGCAATGTGCCCACCGTGGTACTGGATGTCTGGGAGCAGGAGCCAAGAATCCACCCTGAACTCGTTGATCAGGTATGGCTGGCAACACCGCATATCGCCGGGCACAGCCTGGAGGGGAAGGTTCAGGGCACGGAAATGATTTATCAGGCGCTGAGCCAGTTCCTTGGGTTGCCGGTTCGCAAAAAGGCGGGCCAGTTTCTGCCGGAGCCGGCACTTAGCAAAATTTCTTTTACCAGCTCCGCGGAGGAGGAAGATGCAATCCGCATTGCATTGAGGGCATGCTATGATCCCCGCCGGGACGATATCCGGCTTCGGAACGCCATGAGCGGTTCGGTTGAGGAGCGAGGGGCGGCATTTGACCGACTTCGTCGTGACTACCCGGTGCGTCGGGAGTGCTCCAGCCTCAAGATCCAGCTGAAGGGAACGAGTAAATCCCTGCAGGACAGTTTCCGGGCCATAGGGTTCAAGCTGAAGATCTGA
- a CDS encoding ATP-binding protein, producing MSKRFKQRLSYRLTRDTVLVAMALGLVLNFIQITLDYFSARESLESEIHALMDISTSPASQIAYNIDIRLAEELLDGLLRHPATIDARIIDSDNEPMAASSKSSPTSSYRWVSDLLFGSDRVFRHELRVPQLEDLPLGELVVTIDTFHYGAQFLERAGYTLMSGLFKTLILSAALFLIFYFVLTRPMLNVISALSQVRANSPEKVRLPIPHNHREDEIGTMVGVINQHLETMDASLAQLRHAESAMKNYSTQLEQEVEDRTREISEKNQALQRGNRALVKAKEDAVRRARARASFLASMSHEIRTPLNGVLGLLGLALEGDLDSAERNRLEIALNAGENLLELLNDILDISKVEAGKLSLENIPFSVRQLIEECATLHTQQARRKNIYLINEIDPDLPESFLGDPTRVRQVLNNLLSNAIKFTDEGGVRIRAGYSGGSLRIGVVDTGIGMSKEGLDRIFSPFSQADADTTRLYGGTGLGLTLCRQLVERMHGQILVDSREGSGTHFTVILPLAVHDAGPADAESVASPKNRLGITPEPSQTDTDQPLSILLVEDNQVNQLVATSLLKKLGHRTDHAENGEEAIHALERKHYDMVLMDCQMPVMDGYAATQRIRQNPDWKNLPIIAVTANVMQGDREDCLASGMNDYITKPYKCDELRAVINRWRPPGAPEHSGPA from the coding sequence GTGAGCAAACGCTTCAAGCAGCGGCTTTCCTACCGACTCACCCGTGACACCGTACTGGTTGCCATGGCCTTGGGGCTGGTGCTCAATTTTATCCAGATCACCCTGGATTATTTTAGCGCCAGGGAATCCCTGGAAAGCGAAATCCACGCCCTGATGGACATCAGTACCAGCCCGGCGTCCCAGATTGCCTACAACATCGACATCCGGCTGGCGGAAGAATTGCTGGATGGCCTGCTCAGACACCCGGCGACAATCGACGCCCGAATTATCGACAGCGACAACGAGCCCATGGCGGCTTCCAGCAAAAGCAGCCCGACGTCGTCCTACCGCTGGGTCAGCGATCTTCTGTTCGGCTCAGACCGGGTTTTCAGGCATGAGCTGAGAGTGCCTCAGCTTGAGGATCTGCCCCTCGGAGAACTCGTTGTCACCATCGATACCTTCCACTATGGCGCTCAGTTTCTTGAGCGGGCCGGCTACACTCTCATGAGCGGGCTATTCAAAACCCTCATCCTGTCCGCCGCGCTGTTTCTGATTTTCTATTTCGTGCTCACCCGCCCCATGCTCAATGTCATCAGTGCCCTCAGCCAGGTGCGCGCAAATTCTCCGGAGAAAGTCAGGTTGCCAATACCGCACAACCATCGGGAAGACGAGATCGGAACCATGGTTGGCGTCATCAACCAGCACCTTGAAACCATGGATGCCAGTCTGGCGCAACTCCGGCATGCCGAGAGCGCCATGAAGAACTACTCCACTCAGCTTGAGCAGGAAGTTGAAGACCGCACCCGGGAAATCTCCGAGAAAAATCAGGCCCTGCAACGGGGTAACCGCGCCCTGGTGAAAGCGAAGGAAGACGCCGTACGCCGCGCCCGGGCGAGAGCCAGTTTCCTGGCCAGCATGAGCCACGAGATCCGTACTCCCCTGAATGGCGTTCTGGGGCTGCTTGGTCTGGCATTGGAGGGAGATCTTGATTCCGCTGAGCGCAACCGACTGGAGATCGCCCTGAATGCCGGAGAGAACCTGCTGGAGCTTCTGAACGATATACTGGACATTTCGAAGGTTGAAGCCGGCAAGCTTAGCCTCGAAAACATCCCGTTCAGCGTCCGGCAGCTGATCGAGGAATGCGCAACGCTCCATACCCAACAAGCCCGTCGCAAGAATATTTACCTGATTAACGAAATAGATCCGGATCTCCCGGAGAGTTTTCTGGGCGATCCGACCCGGGTCCGGCAGGTGCTCAATAACCTGTTGAGCAACGCCATCAAATTTACTGACGAGGGCGGCGTCCGAATCCGGGCGGGCTATTCTGGCGGCAGTCTCAGAATCGGCGTGGTAGATACCGGGATTGGCATGTCAAAAGAGGGTCTGGACAGGATATTCTCACCTTTCTCCCAGGCCGACGCGGACACCACCCGACTTTATGGCGGGACCGGTCTTGGGCTGACGCTCTGCCGCCAGTTGGTGGAACGAATGCATGGCCAGATCCTGGTGGACTCCCGGGAGGGCAGCGGCACCCACTTCACCGTTATCCTGCCGTTGGCGGTCCATGATGCCGGGCCAGCAGACGCTGAAAGCGTGGCTTCCCCGAAAAACCGTCTCGGCATCACTCCGGAGCCATCGCAAACCGACACCGATCAGCCGCTGTCGATTCTTCTTGTAGAAGACAATCAGGTCAATCAACTGGTGGCCACGAGCCTGCTCAAAAAGCTTGGTCACCGGACAGACCACGCAGAGAATGGCGAGGAAGCCATCCATGCGCTGGAGCGAAAGCATTATGACATGGTGCTGATGGACTGTCAGATGCCCGTGATGGACGGTTATGCGGCAACGCAACGGATACGCCAGAACCCGGACTGGAAGAACCTGCCCATCATTGCCGTTACTGCCAACGTGATGCAGGGAGACCGGGAGGACTGCCTGGCATCAGGAATGAATGATTACATCACCAAGCCCTATAAATGTGACGAGCTCAGGGCAGTGATCAATCGCTGGCGCCCACCTGGTGCTCCAGAACACTCAGGACCTGCCTGA
- the htpX gene encoding protease HtpX: MRILLFLATNLAVILVASFTLRLLGVDSYLAQNGIQYGSLLAFATIFGFAGAIVSLLLSKPMAKWSTKAKVIESPRTPAERWLVGTVAEMAKNAGIGMPEVAIFPASQSNAFATGWNRNDALVAVSEGLLQRFNKDEIRAVLGHEIGHVANGDMVTLALIQGVVNTFVIFAARVIGSFVDRVVFKNESGYGLGFFAVSIVAEIVLGILASTIVFWFSRRREFRADIAGAQLAGRSAMISALARLRQESEVPDQMPDTLQAFGINRGARGGLSALFMTHPPLEDRIQALQSAKL, from the coding sequence ATGCGTATTCTGCTGTTTCTGGCAACCAACCTTGCCGTGATCCTTGTCGCCAGCTTCACGCTGCGACTGTTGGGGGTGGACAGCTACCTGGCCCAGAACGGCATTCAGTATGGCTCGCTACTGGCTTTCGCCACTATCTTCGGGTTTGCCGGCGCCATCGTCTCCTTGCTCCTATCGAAGCCCATGGCCAAGTGGAGCACCAAGGCGAAGGTCATTGAATCTCCGAGAACACCCGCCGAGCGTTGGCTGGTCGGGACGGTCGCTGAAATGGCCAAAAACGCCGGTATTGGCATGCCTGAAGTGGCCATCTTTCCGGCGTCACAGTCGAATGCTTTTGCCACGGGATGGAACAGGAATGACGCGTTAGTGGCAGTGAGCGAAGGCCTGCTGCAACGCTTCAACAAAGATGAGATCCGGGCAGTGCTTGGCCACGAAATCGGCCATGTAGCCAACGGTGATATGGTGACCCTGGCGCTGATTCAGGGGGTGGTGAACACCTTCGTAATATTCGCGGCACGAGTGATAGGTTCTTTCGTTGACCGTGTGGTGTTCAAGAATGAGAGCGGCTATGGTCTCGGTTTTTTTGCAGTCAGTATCGTGGCCGAAATCGTACTGGGGATCCTCGCCAGCACCATTGTGTTCTGGTTCTCGCGCCGCCGGGAGTTCCGGGCCGACATCGCTGGAGCACAACTGGCCGGGCGCTCGGCGATGATCAGCGCACTGGCGCGGCTCAGGCAGGAGAGTGAGGTCCCGGACCAGATGCCCGACACCCTGCAGGCGTTCGGCATCAACCGCGGCGCCCGGGGCGGATTGAGCGCACTCTTTATGACGCACCCTCCGCTGGAAGACCGCATCCAGGCCTTGCAGAGCGCAAAGCTGTAA
- a CDS encoding LysR family transcriptional regulator, with product MDISRVDLNLLVYLDVLLRERNVTKAANHLGITQPAMSNGLRRLRDLFSDPLLVRTSEGMTATERARELQPLVRGILSDIEQAVQEKTPFSALESQRVFRIMASDYAESCLMPRVLRRIRQEAPQVTLDVLTPSDVSFLDVEQGRLDMAINRFDKIPQSFHQKTLWTEYFACLMNARNPLLREPFTLDTYLDASHIWVSKTGFGVGVGVNPKDVQRLGWVDEALSRMGRKRQISVFTRHYQVAMLLAEQHDLIATLPSRAAWLQRDNPNLVVKVPPFEIPPFELKMAWSPLLQHNADHQWLRKLIAEVASEVDAEFAPFGAKFEAPDAPQAHHSER from the coding sequence GTGGATATTTCCCGTGTTGATCTGAACCTGCTCGTTTATCTGGACGTGCTCTTGCGCGAGCGGAATGTAACCAAGGCAGCCAACCACCTGGGCATCACCCAGCCTGCCATGAGCAATGGGTTAAGGCGGTTGCGTGATCTGTTCAGCGATCCATTGCTGGTGAGAACCAGTGAAGGTATGACAGCCACGGAGCGCGCCCGGGAGCTTCAACCGCTGGTACGCGGGATCCTTTCAGATATCGAGCAGGCAGTGCAGGAAAAGACGCCGTTCTCGGCTCTCGAAAGCCAGCGGGTGTTCAGGATTATGGCCAGTGATTACGCCGAGTCCTGTCTGATGCCCCGCGTGCTCCGCCGCATCCGGCAAGAGGCGCCACAGGTGACGCTGGACGTCCTGACCCCGAGTGACGTCAGTTTTCTCGACGTCGAGCAGGGCAGGCTGGACATGGCCATTAACCGGTTCGACAAGATACCCCAGTCGTTCCACCAGAAAACTCTCTGGACCGAATATTTCGCCTGCCTGATGAATGCCCGTAATCCGCTGCTCAGGGAGCCGTTTACGCTCGATACCTACCTGGATGCCAGTCACATCTGGGTCAGTAAGACCGGCTTTGGCGTTGGCGTGGGTGTAAATCCCAAGGACGTCCAGCGCCTGGGCTGGGTTGACGAAGCCTTGTCCAGAATGGGGCGCAAGCGTCAGATTTCCGTCTTCACACGGCATTATCAGGTGGCAATGCTGCTCGCTGAGCAGCATGACCTGATTGCCACATTGCCCTCCCGCGCCGCCTGGCTTCAGAGGGACAATCCGAATCTTGTCGTCAAGGTGCCGCCGTTCGAGATTCCGCCCTTTGAGTTGAAAATGGCCTGGAGTCCGTTGCTGCAACACAATGCCGACCATCAGTGGCTGCGCAAGCTGATCGCTGAGGTTGCCAGTGAGGTGGATGCCGAATTTGCCCCGTTCGGCGCCAAGTTTGAAGCGCCGGACGCGCCACAGGCTCATCACTCAGAGCGGTAA
- a CDS encoding cupin domain-containing protein, with product MDMLGGLTPSEFLRNYWQKKPLVIRQAFPGFRCPVSADELAGLACEEGVESRIVIENDDGKPWQLHNGPFSPDRFSALPEQDWTLLVQGLDHWVPDIADLLEHFRFIPNWRLDDIMASYAPKGGSVGPHYDQYDVFLLQAQGHRRWTFGGHCDHASPQVEGTPLRILSSWDGEETVTLSPGDMLYLPPGIGHHGIAEDDCITLSVGFRAPTIDDILTGFTDFLASQSDTSEHLNDPDLQVQDNPGTIRPNVVDRLEGVIREKLGDRRQLTLWFGQYSTAPKSMDIVVPADEPADAGDIAEAIQAGEQMRWNEGSRFAYYDFESETALFVDGEQFLLKGEARPLAPLLCSSARIDMAALAGFADDEALLGLLTTLYNQGSVYFE from the coding sequence ATGGACATGCTTGGCGGACTGACACCCTCTGAATTTCTACGGAACTACTGGCAGAAGAAGCCCCTTGTCATCCGTCAGGCATTTCCAGGTTTCCGGTGCCCGGTCAGTGCCGATGAGCTCGCGGGCCTCGCCTGCGAAGAAGGCGTGGAGTCCCGGATTGTCATTGAAAACGACGATGGCAAACCCTGGCAGCTCCACAACGGCCCCTTCTCTCCGGACCGGTTCAGCGCTTTACCAGAGCAGGACTGGACCCTGCTGGTTCAGGGCCTGGACCACTGGGTGCCGGACATTGCCGATCTGCTGGAGCACTTCCGTTTCATACCCAACTGGCGCCTGGATGACATCATGGCCAGTTACGCCCCCAAGGGCGGCAGCGTTGGCCCTCACTATGACCAGTATGATGTCTTTCTACTTCAGGCCCAGGGGCACCGGCGCTGGACCTTTGGCGGCCACTGCGACCACGCCTCTCCACAAGTGGAAGGCACCCCGCTCCGGATTCTGAGTAGCTGGGATGGAGAAGAAACCGTCACCCTGTCCCCCGGTGACATGCTGTACCTGCCGCCAGGCATCGGACACCATGGCATTGCCGAGGACGACTGCATCACCCTGTCAGTGGGTTTCCGGGCGCCGACCATCGACGACATTCTTACCGGGTTCACCGACTTTCTGGCCAGCCAGTCCGATACCTCCGAGCATCTCAACGACCCGGACCTGCAGGTTCAGGATAACCCGGGCACTATCCGGCCCAACGTTGTGGACCGCCTGGAAGGTGTTATTCGGGAGAAACTGGGTGATCGCCGGCAACTGACTCTCTGGTTTGGTCAATATTCCACGGCTCCGAAGAGTATGGACATCGTAGTCCCTGCCGACGAACCGGCCGATGCCGGGGATATTGCGGAAGCGATTCAGGCCGGCGAGCAGATGCGCTGGAATGAAGGCTCGCGCTTCGCCTATTACGATTTTGAAAGCGAAACCGCGCTGTTCGTGGACGGCGAACAATTCCTGCTAAAAGGTGAGGCCCGGCCTCTGGCCCCGCTGCTATGTTCCTCCGCCCGCATCGATATGGCGGCACTGGCCGGATTTGCCGACGACGAAGCGTTGCTTGGGCTTCTGACCACGCTCTACAATCAGGGCTCTGTCTATTTCGAGTAA
- a CDS encoding MarR family winged helix-turn-helix transcriptional regulator, with protein sequence MTAQSDPLSDMLSVDNQICFALYVANRAVTARYRPLLVDLGLTYPQYLVMLVLWEQARNGWLTRVSDLGARLRLDSGTLTPLLKRLADRGLVIRQRNLDDERVVTVALTKAGHDLREQAGQIPGRLLCGIDVEPGRLVALRDELRQVLSVLEHQVGASD encoded by the coding sequence ATGACAGCACAGAGTGACCCGTTGAGCGACATGCTGAGTGTCGATAACCAGATCTGCTTCGCATTATACGTTGCAAACCGGGCGGTAACCGCTCGTTATCGTCCACTGCTGGTGGACCTTGGCCTCACTTATCCGCAGTATCTGGTGATGCTGGTGCTTTGGGAGCAGGCAAGAAACGGATGGCTAACGAGGGTTTCTGATCTGGGAGCGCGGCTTCGACTGGACTCGGGAACCCTGACACCGTTGCTGAAGCGCCTGGCGGACCGTGGGCTGGTCATCCGACAACGGAACCTGGATGACGAGCGGGTGGTGACGGTAGCGTTGACCAAAGCTGGGCATGACTTGCGAGAGCAAGCCGGGCAGATTCCCGGGCGCCTCTTGTGCGGTATTGATGTCGAGCCGGGCCGGCTGGTTGCGCTCCGGGATGAGCTCAGGCAGGTCCTGAGTGTTCTGGAGCACCAGGTGGGCGCCAGCGATTGA
- a CDS encoding pyridoxal phosphate-dependent aminotransferase — MQNYYKSAKLDNVCYEIRGVVLREARRLEEEGHRVLKLNIGNPATFELDVPEEIQQDVIYNMHLAQGYVESKGLFSARKAVMHYCQQRGIDKVDIDDIFLGNGVSELIVMTMQAMLNTGDEVLIPAPDYPLWTAAVTLSSGKPVHYRCDEQQDWFPDIDDIRKKITRRTRAIVLINPNNPTGAVYSKELLEQVIELAREHNLIVLSDEIYDKILYDGTQHISTASLADDVLFFTYNGLSKNYRAAGYRSGWMIVSGAKHRAKDLTEGIEMLSNMRLCANVPAQLAIQTALGGYQSINDLVAPGGRLYEQRETAWRMLNDIPGVSCVKPQGALYLFPKLDPKRFPIVNDEKLVLDLLLQEKILLVQGSAFNIDDRQHLRVVFLPREDTLEDAMGRLGNFLGKYQQ, encoded by the coding sequence ATGCAGAACTACTATAAATCCGCCAAACTGGATAACGTGTGTTATGAAATACGTGGCGTAGTTCTGCGGGAAGCACGTCGACTGGAAGAAGAAGGCCACCGCGTCCTCAAGTTGAACATTGGCAACCCGGCCACATTTGAGCTGGATGTGCCGGAAGAAATCCAGCAGGACGTTATCTACAACATGCACCTGGCCCAGGGCTACGTGGAATCAAAGGGCCTGTTCTCCGCCCGCAAGGCTGTGATGCACTATTGCCAGCAGCGAGGTATCGACAAGGTCGATATTGACGACATCTTTCTTGGCAACGGCGTCAGCGAACTGATTGTCATGACCATGCAGGCGATGCTCAATACTGGCGATGAAGTATTGATCCCGGCACCGGATTACCCGCTCTGGACAGCGGCTGTTACCCTGTCCAGCGGCAAACCGGTGCATTATCGCTGTGACGAACAGCAGGACTGGTTCCCGGATATTGACGATATTCGTAAAAAGATTACCCGTCGTACGCGGGCAATTGTGCTGATTAACCCGAACAACCCGACCGGTGCCGTCTACTCAAAAGAACTGCTTGAACAGGTGATCGAGCTTGCCCGCGAGCACAACCTGATCGTTCTGTCCGACGAGATCTACGACAAGATTCTCTACGACGGCACTCAGCACATTTCCACCGCTTCACTGGCCGACGATGTTCTGTTCTTCACCTATAACGGCCTTTCAAAGAACTACCGGGCGGCCGGTTACCGCTCAGGCTGGATGATTGTCAGCGGTGCCAAACACCGCGCCAAGGACCTGACCGAGGGCATTGAGATGCTCTCCAACATGCGCCTGTGTGCCAACGTGCCCGCCCAACTGGCCATCCAGACTGCACTGGGCGGGTATCAGTCCATCAACGACCTGGTAGCCCCGGGCGGACGGCTCTACGAGCAACGGGAGACGGCCTGGCGGATGCTCAACGATATTCCGGGCGTAAGCTGCGTCAAACCCCAGGGCGCGCTCTATCTGTTCCCGAAGCTGGATCCCAAGCGCTTCCCCATCGTTAATGATGAAAAGCTGGTATTGGATCTTCTGCTGCAGGAAAAAATCCTTCTGGTACAGGGCTCAGCGTTCAATATCGATGACAGGCAGCATCTCAGGGTGGTTTTCCTGCCCCGGGAGGACACCCTGGAAGACGCCATGGGCCGGCTCGGAAACTTCCTGGGCAAATACCAGCAGTAA